In a genomic window of Melanotaenia boesemani isolate fMelBoe1 chromosome 1, fMelBoe1.pri, whole genome shotgun sequence:
- the rassf10b gene encoding ras association domain-containing protein 10 — protein sequence MESEVSKISVWVCREEKLVLGLSKRTTCADVVQVLLEDQNSQHGLSAEQSYCIVEKWRGFERILPNNTKILRLWVAWGEEQRNVKFVLVKSEASLAKHGARSAEARVVPSKQSPCVTKGTARSTVGGISPEKQRRIVRKAFRKLEKINKKRTRAAQRDASCAEKMETLVHLVVSQDHTIRQQIQRITELDVEIEICEAKVHYDRIKRHGINYVQNTYLVDATPASSQDAEGQTSSETLAKYEQYVQQCEEVIRLQEELREQEAVIDTITAQIQEELNHRWMQRRKEEQQSKESEPGGGSPFLPSSETDTSENELFMEEERIKTQLDASLYIGLRLNADLEAIRSDLELSQQICTAREKEMRDLLAKVSSLDMEEGVGIDERCSHGTKMVITLERKSGWVEQARGLSKAHSVNDDDSDTGLSSLHSQDSDSLPVWESLV from the coding sequence ATGGAGTCGGAAGTGAGTAAGATATCGGTGTGGGTCTGTAGAGAAGAAAAGCTGGTCCTCGGGTTATCAAAGCGCACAACCTGCGCTGATGTTGTTCAAGTTCTTCTGGAGGACCAGAACTCGCAACACGGGCTTTCCGCGGAGCAGTCTTATTGCATCGTGGAGAAATGGAGGGGGTTCGAGAGGATTTTGCCGAACAACACAAAGATTTTAAGGCTTTGGGTTGCGTGGGGAGAAGAGCAGAGGAATGTGAAGTTTGTGTTGGTTAAAAGCGAAGCGTCTTTGGCGAAACATGGTGCTCGGAGCGCAGAGGCGCGAGTGGTGCCAAGTAAGCAGAGCCCCTGTGTTACCAAGGGGACTGCACGGTCAACTGTGGGCGGCATCTCACCCGAAAAACAGCGTCGGATTGTCAGAAAAGCTTTCAGAAAGTTGGAAAAGATCAATAAAAAGAGGACTCGCGCAGCCCAGAGAGATGCGTCCTGTGcggagaaaatggaaactttggtTCATCTTGTGGTTTCTCAGGACCACACAATCCGCCAGCAGATTCAGAGGATTACAGAATTGGACGTAGAAATTGAAATATGTGAAGCGAAAGTGCATTATGACAGAATTAAAAGACATGGGATTAATTATGTGCAAAACACGTATTTGGTGGATGCAACTCCAGCCTCAAGCCAAGATGCAGAGGGACAGACTTCAAGTGAGACTTTGGCCAAGTATGAACAATATGTACAGCAGTGTGAGGAGGTAATTAGACTACAAGAGGAGCTGAGGGAGCAGGAGGCTGTCATTGATACAATCACAGCTCAGATCCAGGAGGAGCTGAACCACCGCTGGATGCAGCGGagaaaagaggagcagcagagcaAAGAGTCAGAACCAGGCGGAGGCTCACCATTCCTCCCCAGCAGTGAGACTGATACATCAGAAAACGAGTTGTtcatggaggaagagaggatAAAAACGCAACTAGATGCGAGTTTGTACATTGGCCTGCGCCTCAACGCGGATTTAGAAGCTATTAGGAGCGATTTAGAGCTGTCCCAGCAGATTTGCACGGCGAGGGAGAAGGAAATGAGGGATTTGTTGGCGAAAGTGAGCAGTTTGGACATGGAAGAGGGGGTGGGGATTGATGAGAGATGCAGCCACGGGACGAAGATGGTGATAACTTTGGAGCGGAAAAGCGGATGGGTGGAGCAAGCCAGGGGTCTGTCAAAAGCTCATAGCGTGAATGACGACGACTCGGATACTGGATTAAGTTCTCTGCACAGCCAGGATTCAGACAGCCTCCCGGTCTGGGAGTCACTGGTGTAG